The following proteins are co-located in the Trichormus variabilis 0441 genome:
- a CDS encoding ArnT family glycosyltransferase, with translation MQEGSFIWGHLERQHRAVDKWIDRLWLVVLLIAALLLFSVNLGGLPLQDWDEGTIAQIAREITQESANSIRWLYPTLRGQPYHDTPPLMHIVIAGAYHLGGVNEWTTRLPGAILTALSVPLLYCLGREIFRQRWAAIYSALIYLTMLPVVRYGRLAMLEGAVVSFLLVMMLCVLRSRRDLRYCLGIGLSLGLICLTQGLSGFLLGAVVLVFLFWDTPRLLTSYYLWIAIAIGILPVAGWYSAQLLHYGNDFVQNGLLLQSLQQAGIVNHKNAQPSWFYIVELLKWTWPWLIFLPQTTKLLWENRNLSWARLILVWSIVYLLLISLMSVKLAWYIFPIYPSLALAFGAQLAEIENLPLLSSYPRAWVAGLSILAVVASAASIHFSWGIAAKTDLQLIFAAVALTMIMGAILAERGDGQFLKILFWGSYISLLLLMKSNYWVWELWQAYPVKPVAAMIEKVNPAAKKIYTSFPYHRPSLDFYSDRHIIPASAEELKHHWHYDRQPYLLISSSDFQRLQLDSVQILDKTEGWQLITKETNRL, from the coding sequence ATGCAGGAAGGAAGCTTTATTTGGGGTCATCTGGAAAGACAGCACCGTGCAGTTGATAAATGGATTGATCGCTTATGGCTGGTAGTGTTGTTAATTGCAGCATTACTATTATTCAGCGTTAACTTAGGAGGATTACCCCTGCAAGATTGGGACGAGGGAACTATAGCCCAAATTGCTAGGGAAATAACACAAGAATCGGCCAATTCCATACGTTGGCTATATCCCACCCTCAGAGGGCAACCTTATCACGATACACCGCCTCTCATGCACATAGTGATTGCAGGGGCTTACCATTTAGGAGGTGTGAATGAATGGACGACACGCTTACCTGGGGCAATTTTAACTGCCTTATCAGTACCATTACTATATTGTCTTGGTAGAGAGATATTTCGTCAACGCTGGGCAGCGATTTATAGTGCCTTAATCTACTTAACAATGTTGCCAGTAGTCCGTTATGGGCGCTTGGCAATGTTAGAAGGGGCTGTGGTGAGTTTCTTGTTGGTGATGATGCTGTGTGTGTTGCGATCGCGTCGAGATTTACGTTACTGTCTCGGCATAGGTTTAAGTTTAGGATTAATTTGTCTCACCCAAGGACTATCCGGCTTTTTATTAGGTGCAGTCGTCCTTGTGTTTTTGTTTTGGGATACACCAAGACTACTTACCAGTTATTATCTATGGATAGCGATCGCCATTGGAATTTTGCCTGTAGCTGGTTGGTATAGCGCTCAACTACTACACTATGGCAATGATTTTGTCCAGAATGGCTTACTTCTTCAATCCCTACAACAAGCGGGTATAGTTAACCACAAGAATGCTCAACCATCTTGGTTTTACATAGTTGAACTCCTCAAGTGGACTTGGCCTTGGTTAATCTTCTTACCACAAACAACCAAGTTACTTTGGGAAAATCGCAATCTTAGCTGGGCAAGACTCATACTTGTATGGAGCATAGTTTATTTGCTACTCATTTCTCTCATGAGCGTGAAACTTGCTTGGTACATATTCCCCATTTACCCAAGCCTAGCCTTAGCTTTTGGCGCACAGTTAGCAGAAATAGAAAACTTACCTTTATTATCATCCTATCCCCGCGCTTGGGTCGCTGGTTTGTCAATCTTAGCCGTGGTAGCTTCAGCTGCTAGCATTCACTTTAGTTGGGGAATAGCTGCCAAAACTGACTTACAGCTAATTTTTGCCGCAGTCGCTTTGACGATGATTATGGGAGCGATTTTAGCAGAACGAGGCGACGGACAATTTCTCAAAATATTGTTTTGGGGTAGTTATATTTCCCTGCTGCTGTTGATGAAATCTAACTACTGGGTTTGGGAATTATGGCAAGCTTACCCAGTAAAACCTGTAGCGGCAATGATAGAGAAAGTAAATCCAGCTGCAAAAAAGATTTATACATCTTTTCCCTATCATCGCCCATCATTGGATTTTTATAGCGATCGCCATATTATTCCCGCCTCTGCCGAAGAACTAAAACATCATTGGCACTACGACAGACAACCATATCTACTCATCAGTTCATCAGATTTCCAACGCCTGCAATTAGACTCCGTTCAGATACTCGATAAAACTGAAGGCTGGCAATTAATTACCAAAGAAACCAATCGATTGTAA
- a CDS encoding Rrf2 family transcriptional regulator — translation MKLTTRGHYSVKALLDLSLQPSYGPASVKAIAKRQDIPAPYLEKLLIEMRRAGLVKSIRGSIGGYQLAREPAKISIGQILEAVDETITNLPRHTPTPAQTEDWVTFSLWQRLNQKLKEALYSITLADLYYDARSWQASLGEEANFVV, via the coding sequence ATGAAACTAACAACCAGAGGACACTATAGTGTAAAGGCTTTGCTGGACTTGAGTTTGCAACCTAGCTATGGCCCTGCATCTGTGAAAGCGATCGCTAAACGTCAAGATATCCCAGCTCCATACCTGGAAAAATTACTAATAGAAATGCGTCGTGCTGGCTTAGTCAAATCAATTCGAGGTAGCATTGGTGGCTATCAACTAGCACGAGAACCAGCAAAAATATCCATAGGACAAATTTTAGAGGCAGTTGATGAAACTATCACTAATTTACCCCGCCATACTCCGACCCCAGCACAAACAGAAGATTGGGTAACATTTAGCCTTTGGCAAAGACTCAACCAAAAACTAAAAGAGGCTTTATACAGTATTACTTTGGCAGATTTGTATTACGATGCTCGTAGCTGGCAAGCTTCTCTTGGAGAAGAAGCAAATTTTGTGGTTTAA
- the pyrR gene encoding bifunctional pyr operon transcriptional regulator/uracil phosphoribosyltransferase PyrR, protein MATPVKVVEILSAEDLRRTLTRLASQIVERTRDLSQLVLLGIYTRGVPLAELLARQIETLEGINVGVGALDITFYRDDLDQIGLRTPAKTSITLDLTGKTVVLVDDVIFKGRTIRAALNAVNEYGRPEVIRLAVLVDRGHREVPIHPDFVGKQLPTAKEEVVKVYLQDWDGRDAVELVGY, encoded by the coding sequence ATGGCTACGCCTGTCAAAGTGGTTGAAATTCTTTCCGCCGAAGACCTCCGCCGTACTTTAACGCGATTGGCATCTCAAATTGTTGAAAGAACACGGGATTTATCTCAATTAGTCCTACTAGGTATTTACACTAGGGGCGTGCCACTAGCGGAACTACTAGCACGTCAAATTGAAACCCTAGAAGGTATTAATGTCGGTGTAGGAGCTTTAGACATTACCTTCTATCGGGACGACCTTGACCAAATTGGTTTACGAACGCCAGCTAAAACCAGCATTACGCTCGACTTGACTGGAAAAACAGTTGTTTTGGTAGATGATGTCATCTTTAAAGGACGGACAATTCGTGCAGCTTTAAATGCCGTTAACGAGTACGGTAGGCCAGAAGTAATTCGTCTAGCGGTGTTGGTTGACAGGGGTCATAGGGAAGTCCCCATCCATCCAGATTTTGTTGGTAAGCAGTTACCCACAGCGAAAGAAGAAGTGGTCAAAGTTTATTTACAAGATTGGGATGGCAGAGATGCGGTGGAATTAGTTGGTTATTAA
- a CDS encoding chloride channel protein, producing MTLLPPTELRKVTEPSAFPTPSAQVTHLINRFQLSPETIVLFLAVLIGGGTGMGVVTFHYLIELIHHLMLENLMGAIGVWGAWTLALVPILGGLIVGLMRWRTQDFGPGLSSLIAASEGSEIKGQLRPVTKMLAAAVSLGSGASLGPEGPSVEIGANFGMLLSLILQVSQERQRLLLGAGAAAGLAAGFNAPIAGVFFALEVVMGATSFATSAVSVVLLAAVVAALIAQIGLGAQPAFALPVYQVRSPLELPLYLGLGLGASLVSVAYKQSINWGKACFVGSIPGFQFLGKIPQPIHPIIGGFMIGIVALKFPQILGIGYGTVQAMLQDVKFSLDLLLILLVLKLLMTAISAGSGFVGGLFAPAMFLGASLGSAYAKVLTLIAPGIGEYMAAPPAYAMVGMAAVLAGSVRAPLTSILMLFELTRDYRIVLPLMAAVGLSVWLVERIKPNTNSHTNLQQIGLSIPKDQKVEILQQILVEDAMLACPKKLPATLGILEAAREMISDRTRSALVIDDAEQLVGIISLEDLNRTLSLWQNYPNSASEIQSNLTNQSIIDICTKEILYAWRDEPLSEALDRMEVRGLHQLPVVARDNHDHILGLLDKEQIALTCNLAVTRQTLYRLVSSHQSLVSEKINN from the coding sequence ATGACTCTACTGCCTCCCACTGAGCTGAGGAAGGTAACAGAACCATCTGCTTTTCCTACACCTTCCGCCCAAGTCACACATCTCATTAACCGATTTCAACTTTCCCCAGAAACTATCGTGTTGTTTTTAGCCGTACTCATCGGCGGTGGCACCGGTATGGGGGTGGTAACTTTTCACTATTTGATTGAGCTGATTCACCACCTGATGCTAGAAAATCTGATGGGTGCAATAGGTGTTTGGGGCGCTTGGACATTAGCTCTTGTCCCCATTTTAGGAGGGCTAATAGTTGGATTAATGCGCTGGCGCACACAAGACTTTGGCCCTGGATTGTCCTCACTCATTGCCGCTTCTGAGGGTAGCGAAATCAAAGGACAATTGCGTCCTGTCACGAAAATGTTAGCGGCTGCCGTTTCCTTGGGGAGTGGTGCTTCTTTGGGCCCAGAGGGCCCAAGTGTGGAAATTGGCGCTAATTTCGGAATGCTGTTGTCCTTAATATTACAAGTCTCACAAGAACGTCAGCGTTTACTTTTAGGTGCTGGTGCGGCAGCTGGCTTGGCAGCCGGATTTAATGCGCCAATTGCTGGGGTATTTTTTGCCTTAGAAGTAGTCATGGGGGCTACATCTTTTGCCACTTCCGCCGTGAGTGTAGTGCTGTTGGCGGCGGTCGTAGCAGCTTTAATTGCACAAATTGGTTTAGGGGCGCAACCTGCCTTTGCTTTACCAGTTTACCAAGTCCGTAGCCCTTTGGAACTGCCTCTTTATCTGGGGTTGGGGTTGGGTGCTAGTTTGGTTTCTGTAGCTTATAAACAATCTATTAATTGGGGAAAAGCTTGTTTTGTCGGTTCGATTCCTGGGTTTCAATTTTTAGGTAAAATTCCTCAGCCAATTCACCCTATCATTGGGGGTTTCATGATCGGCATAGTAGCTTTAAAGTTCCCGCAAATTTTGGGCATCGGTTATGGCACAGTACAAGCGATGCTGCAAGATGTCAAATTTTCTCTGGATTTGTTATTGATATTATTGGTTTTAAAGTTGCTGATGACAGCCATTAGTGCGGGTAGTGGTTTTGTTGGCGGTTTGTTTGCGCCGGCGATGTTTTTAGGTGCTTCATTGGGTTCAGCTTATGCTAAGGTTCTCACCCTTATAGCGCCAGGAATTGGCGAATATATGGCAGCACCTCCGGCTTACGCAATGGTGGGTATGGCTGCTGTTTTAGCTGGAAGTGTGAGAGCACCATTAACCTCAATTTTAATGTTATTTGAACTTACCCGTGATTACCGAATTGTTTTACCTTTAATGGCGGCTGTGGGCTTAAGTGTATGGCTAGTAGAAAGGATTAAACCCAATACTAATTCTCATACTAATTTACAGCAAATTGGTCTTTCAATTCCGAAAGACCAAAAAGTAGAAATTTTGCAGCAAATTTTAGTAGAGGATGCTATGCTTGCTTGCCCAAAAAAGCTACCTGCAACTTTGGGCATTTTAGAAGCTGCTAGGGAAATGATCAGCGATCGCACACGCAGCGCTCTAGTTATTGATGACGCAGAACAACTAGTTGGGATTATCTCCCTAGAAGACCTCAACCGTACCCTTTCTCTATGGCAAAATTACCCGAATTCTGCAAGTGAAATCCAAAGTAATTTAACCAATCAAAGCATCATCGATATCTGTACAAAAGAGATCCTCTATGCTTGGCGTGATGAACCTTTGTCTGAGGCTTTAGACCGCATGGAGGTTAGAGGTTTACATCAGTTACCTGTGGTAGCACGAGATAACCATGACCATATTCTAGGGTTGCTAGATAAGGAGCAAATCGCATTAACGTGTAACTTGGCAGTCACACGCCAGACACTTTACCGTTTGGTTAGTAGTCACCAGTCATTGGTCAGTGAAAAAATCAACAACTGA
- a CDS encoding RNA recognition motif domain-containing protein: protein MSVYVGNLSYDVTEDSLNAVFAEYGSVKRVQLPTDRETGRMRGFGFVEMGSDAEETAAIEALDGAEWMGRDLKVNKAKPKEDRGSFGGGNRGGYGGGGGRNRY from the coding sequence ATGTCAGTTTATGTAGGCAATCTTTCTTACGACGTTACAGAAGATAGTTTGAATGCGGTTTTTGCAGAATATGGTTCTGTAAAACGTGTTCAGCTACCTACTGATCGTGAAACAGGCCGGATGCGCGGCTTTGGTTTTGTGGAAATGGGTTCAGATGCTGAAGAAACAGCAGCCATTGAAGCACTTGATGGTGCTGAGTGGATGGGACGTGACCTCAAAGTGAACAAGGCTAAACCAAAAGAAGATAGAGGTTCTTTTGGTGGTGGTAATCGTGGTGGCTATGGTGGCGGCGGTGGACGCAATCGCTACTAA
- a CDS encoding PrsW family glutamic-type intramembrane protease, whose product MTDLFLLLWAVIPPLVFLGYYYYRVPHAPPLSLLLWLFLLGAISGFLALGLEYVFDSVANWVLNWQRIQRSLFGIALRQLIAIGPIEEGCKLLTVVLANYYFQRRYHLPSSSIFLFTIAAALGFTAEENWIYLYHGTATILDRSIGTPVHAMFSAPWGYALGQYLHATERFNHYKNLLVRAGINSVIFHALVNVLSSAWRYSPPLRFLSYGFFPLLVWMFWRMEQLLRQVTSQRPVHLISGHTSLHRYWQRGLVLFALMLGGNAIFGLFILARAISPLSPAQIFSPDFFWLIISRFLTNLAFGLLAWLIYLYLRHGSSDRHF is encoded by the coding sequence GTGACTGATTTATTCCTGTTGCTGTGGGCGGTGATTCCACCATTAGTATTTTTGGGGTATTACTATTATCGTGTACCCCATGCCCCGCCTTTATCTCTGCTGTTGTGGTTATTTCTGTTGGGGGCAATATCCGGTTTTCTGGCCTTGGGCTTAGAATATGTTTTTGATTCTGTCGCCAACTGGGTATTAAACTGGCAAAGAATACAGCGATCGCTTTTTGGTATCGCTTTACGTCAACTGATAGCGATCGGCCCTATTGAGGAAGGTTGCAAGTTATTGACTGTAGTATTGGCAAACTATTATTTTCAACGTCGTTATCATCTCCCATCTAGTAGCATTTTTCTCTTTACCATTGCGGCCGCGTTAGGATTCACAGCAGAAGAAAACTGGATTTATCTTTATCATGGCACAGCAACCATTCTTGACCGGAGTATTGGCACACCAGTACACGCGATGTTTTCTGCTCCTTGGGGATACGCCTTAGGGCAATATCTTCATGCAACTGAGCGATTCAATCACTACAAAAATTTGTTAGTACGAGCCGGGATTAACTCGGTGATTTTTCACGCTCTCGTCAATGTACTTTCTAGTGCTTGGCGTTATTCACCACCTCTACGTTTCCTCAGCTATGGTTTCTTTCCGTTACTGGTGTGGATGTTTTGGCGTATGGAACAATTACTACGTCAAGTTACATCCCAGCGTCCCGTTCATTTAATATCTGGTCATACTTCCCTCCATCGTTACTGGCAAAGGGGTTTAGTATTATTTGCCCTGATGCTGGGCGGTAATGCTATTTTCGGGTTATTTATTTTAGCTAGAGCTATTAGTCCCTTGAGTCCAGCACAGATTTTTTCACCCGATTTTTTTTGGCTGATTATTAGCCGGTTTTTAACTAATTTAGCTTTCGGACTCCTGGCTTGGTTAATTTATTTATACTTAAGACATGGATCTAGCGATCGCCATTTCTAA
- the cbiB gene encoding adenosylcobinamide-phosphate synthase CbiB, whose protein sequence is MTNNIYVLIVAVILDYLIGDPWGWPHPVQIMGWVISWLSKIFLQLCQKSLTQRLAGIVLAIILIVGSGGVGWLIVQMTRWLNPVLAIALESIMLASCFALKSLGKAAIDVLRPLKAGDLTLARRILSNYVGRDTDNLPESEILRAVLETVTENATDGVMAPLFYAIVGICIPHVGPVPLALAYKASSTLDSMVGYKEAPYTYLGWFSARLEDYLTWVPCRLTVITLGLLSGKPGDVWRICRRDAINDPSPNSGWSECAYAAILGVQMGGTNWYRGIAKQKPLLGDPTSPINPQHIQTALQLTRYSFLLWLGVAIAILLIR, encoded by the coding sequence ATGACCAACAACATCTATGTCTTAATCGTTGCTGTAATTTTAGATTATTTAATAGGTGATCCTTGGGGTTGGCCTCATCCGGTGCAAATTATGGGATGGGTAATTTCGTGGTTGAGCAAAATTTTTCTGCAACTGTGTCAAAAATCTCTAACACAACGCCTAGCTGGGATTGTTCTCGCAATAATTTTGATTGTTGGTAGCGGTGGGGTTGGTTGGTTAATCGTGCAAATGACGAGATGGCTAAATCCTGTTTTGGCGATCGCACTAGAAAGTATCATGTTAGCTAGTTGTTTTGCTTTAAAAAGTCTAGGCAAAGCAGCTATTGATGTTTTACGACCTTTAAAAGCAGGGGATTTAACACTAGCTCGGCGGATTTTGAGTAATTATGTTGGTCGAGATACAGACAACCTACCAGAATCAGAAATCCTCCGAGCAGTTTTAGAAACAGTTACAGAGAATGCTACAGATGGGGTGATGGCTCCATTGTTTTACGCTATTGTCGGTATCTGCATTCCCCATGTGGGGCCAGTTCCTCTGGCTTTGGCATATAAAGCCAGCAGCACCCTCGATTCGATGGTGGGTTACAAAGAAGCACCATATACATATTTAGGATGGTTCAGCGCGCGACTAGAAGATTACTTAACTTGGGTACCTTGTCGCTTGACAGTGATAACTTTAGGATTATTATCAGGGAAGCCTGGGGATGTGTGGCGAATTTGCCGCCGTGATGCAATTAATGATCCTAGTCCCAACTCAGGGTGGAGTGAATGCGCCTATGCAGCCATTTTGGGTGTGCAGATGGGGGGAACAAATTGGTATCGTGGAATAGCCAAGCAAAAACCGCTTTTAGGAGATCCCACTTCTCCCATCAACCCCCAACACATTCAAACAGCTTTGCAACTAACTAGATATAGCTTTTTGCTCTGGCTAGGTGTGGCGATCGCTATACTCCTGATACGCTAA
- a CDS encoding class I SAM-dependent methyltransferase — translation MTVAVNKAPGIASRLVNGILAIKPLANLAKHQARQMMIKRAQRIGVPWINEVKTLQARDWTEDLAQVQNPQITYPDYYLTSFHGYDEGDLSWQAAFELEVAARTVHAGIWQDGKADGDAKLRQSYHDILKVRVPQPRDILDLGCSVGLSTFTLQETYPHAQVTGLDLSPYFLAVAKYRAQQSQAQINWIHATAESTGLPDRAFDLVSLFLICHELPQLATQKIFAEVRRILRPGGHISIMDMNPQAEAYKKMPPYILTLLKSTEPYMDQYFALDIEQTLVEAGFQTPTITKNSPRHRTVIAQVRD, via the coding sequence ATGACTGTTGCTGTAAACAAAGCTCCCGGTATAGCTTCTCGCTTGGTGAATGGCATACTGGCCATTAAGCCTCTAGCCAACCTCGCCAAGCACCAAGCTAGGCAAATGATGATTAAACGGGCCCAGAGAATTGGCGTACCTTGGATCAATGAAGTCAAGACATTACAAGCCCGTGACTGGACAGAAGATTTAGCTCAAGTACAAAATCCGCAAATCACCTACCCAGATTACTACCTGACTTCATTCCACGGCTACGATGAAGGAGATTTAAGTTGGCAAGCAGCTTTTGAACTGGAAGTTGCGGCGCGTACTGTCCATGCAGGAATTTGGCAGGATGGGAAAGCCGACGGTGACGCAAAACTGCGCCAAAGTTATCACGACATTCTCAAAGTCCGAGTTCCTCAACCGAGAGACATCCTCGACTTGGGTTGTAGCGTGGGTTTAAGTACATTTACCCTACAAGAAACTTATCCTCATGCTCAAGTTACAGGTTTGGATTTGTCTCCTTATTTTTTGGCTGTAGCTAAATATCGCGCCCAACAAAGTCAGGCTCAAATCAATTGGATTCATGCTACAGCTGAGTCTACAGGATTACCAGATAGAGCTTTTGATTTAGTTTCGCTTTTCTTGATTTGCCATGAATTACCCCAGTTAGCAACCCAAAAGATTTTCGCAGAGGTGCGGCGTATATTGCGTCCTGGTGGTCACATATCTATCATGGATATGAATCCGCAAGCAGAAGCTTACAAGAAAATGCCGCCCTACATTTTGACACTGCTCAAAAGCACTGAACCATACATGGATCAATATTTCGCTTTGGATATTGAGCAGACTTTAGTAGAGGCTGGTTTCCAAACTCCGACAATCACTAAAAATAGCCCTCGTCATCGCACAGTTATTGCTCAAGTGCGTGACTGA
- a CDS encoding AbrB family transcriptional regulator, protein MPKQKKIEPLVGEELLKKVKELENLSKEEKAKQCGYYTVTKNGIERVNMMKFLNALIDAEGIQLDSAPNANGRGGRSASYRISVQSNGNLLIGSAYTKQMNLKPGDEFVITLGKKHIRLRQVDGEEREILEIAEATA, encoded by the coding sequence ATGCCTAAACAGAAAAAAATAGAACCCCTAGTCGGTGAAGAACTGCTCAAAAAAGTCAAAGAGCTAGAGAACCTAAGCAAAGAAGAAAAAGCTAAACAGTGTGGCTACTATACCGTTACCAAAAATGGTATAGAGCGTGTCAATATGATGAAATTCTTGAACGCCCTAATTGATGCGGAAGGCATTCAGTTAGATAGCGCTCCTAATGCCAACGGACGTGGTGGACGGAGTGCTAGTTATAGAATTAGTGTGCAATCGAATGGCAACTTGTTGATTGGTTCAGCTTATACAAAACAGATGAACCTCAAGCCAGGAGATGAGTTTGTCATCACTTTAGGGAAAAAGCACATCCGTCTTAGACAAGTAGATGGCGAAGAAAGAGAAATCCTGGAAATCGCAGAAGCTACAGCATAA
- a CDS encoding DUF3352 domain-containing protein — MPETKSKLLIPVVGAAVVVAGSVAAYMYLKGPSGDSSGALGSAKLVPSTALMATYITTDPQAWEKLQQFGTPEAQKLVAKGLEDFNKEMSKDGNISYEKDIKPWVGGVMLAVLPPNAAKPAQFNEPAPGANPPIALRQEPQILMVVGIKDKLSALNFANKLKSQKGVKSQETDYKGEKITQTQAETGASTYSAVLNNSYLVFSPERPIVEKAIDTYKGQPSFAAKEGANSILSKGVDVKNSLAQVYIPDYPGMVRQLIAASPQGNQVNPQTLKQLDQVKSMAAGVGVDDAGLRLKAIANLDPQLNKFQYENSESKILGQFPAETFALISGQGISKGWSTVVEQSKDYPEFKQALEQVRAQTKLVNLDLDKDIFGWMDQEFAFGAIPSNQGVLASIGFGGAWVFDTSDRKTAEATLTKLDTLAKTQQINITTRNIGGKDVTEWQIPQQGALFAHGWLDQDTVFLAVGGPVAEALASAKSQTLDNSDNFKAIAGSLQKPNGGYFYLDMDRTMTLFNRFATQTQQPIPPEANAVLTSIRGLGITANSPNKSLSQVEMLLALKPSTAK; from the coding sequence ATGCCAGAAACTAAATCAAAACTTCTAATTCCTGTTGTTGGCGCAGCTGTAGTCGTAGCGGGAAGTGTAGCTGCCTATATGTATCTTAAAGGGCCTTCTGGGGATAGTTCTGGTGCTTTAGGTAGCGCTAAACTAGTGCCTTCGACAGCATTAATGGCTACCTACATTACCACTGATCCACAAGCCTGGGAAAAGTTACAACAATTCGGCACACCTGAAGCACAAAAGTTAGTCGCTAAGGGGTTGGAAGATTTTAATAAAGAAATGTCGAAGGATGGCAACATTTCCTACGAAAAAGATATCAAACCTTGGGTTGGTGGGGTGATGCTGGCTGTGTTACCTCCCAATGCAGCGAAACCTGCTCAATTTAATGAACCTGCACCTGGAGCAAATCCACCGATCGCTCTACGCCAGGAACCACAGATTTTAATGGTAGTTGGGATTAAAGATAAACTGAGCGCGTTAAATTTTGCTAATAAATTAAAATCCCAAAAAGGGGTCAAATCCCAGGAAACTGACTATAAAGGTGAAAAAATTACACAAACTCAGGCTGAGACTGGAGCGTCAACATATAGTGCTGTTTTGAATAATAGCTACTTAGTGTTTTCTCCAGAAAGACCAATTGTAGAAAAAGCTATAGATACCTATAAAGGTCAACCATCCTTTGCGGCTAAAGAAGGAGCTAATAGTATTCTCAGCAAGGGTGTGGATGTAAAAAATTCCCTGGCTCAAGTCTACATTCCTGATTATCCGGGAATGGTGAGACAACTGATAGCCGCAAGTCCCCAAGGAAATCAGGTAAATCCCCAAACCTTGAAACAACTAGATCAAGTAAAATCGATGGCTGCGGGTGTGGGGGTGGATGATGCAGGGTTACGATTAAAAGCGATCGCTAATTTAGATCCCCAACTGAATAAATTCCAATATGAAAACTCTGAATCGAAAATATTAGGCCAATTTCCGGCTGAGACTTTTGCCCTCATCAGTGGACAAGGGATTAGTAAAGGGTGGTCAACAGTTGTTGAACAATCGAAAGATTATCCAGAATTTAAGCAAGCGCTCGAACAAGTACGCGCACAGACCAAACTAGTTAATCTCGACCTGGATAAAGACATTTTTGGCTGGATGGATCAAGAATTTGCTTTTGGTGCAATTCCCTCGAACCAAGGTGTATTAGCTAGTATTGGTTTTGGTGGCGCGTGGGTATTTGATACGAGCGATCGCAAAACCGCAGAAGCCACTTTGACAAAGCTGGATACTCTCGCTAAAACCCAACAAATCAACATCACTACCAGAAATATTGGTGGTAAAGACGTTACCGAATGGCAAATTCCCCAACAAGGAGCTTTATTCGCCCACGGTTGGTTGGACCAAGATACCGTATTTTTAGCAGTTGGCGGCCCTGTTGCGGAAGCTTTGGCAAGCGCCAAGAGTCAAACCCTAGACAACAGCGACAATTTTAAAGCCATTGCAGGTTCTTTACAAAAGCCTAACGGGGGTTACTTCTATTTAGATATGGACAGAACGATGACCTTATTCAATCGTTTTGCAACCCAAACACAGCAACCTATCCCTCCAGAAGCTAACGCGGTTCTCACTTCCATTCGTGGTTTGGGTATCACTGCTAATAGCCCCAATAAATCCCTGAGTCAAGTGGAGATGTTGTTAGCCCTCAAACCTAGTACAGCAAAGTAG